The genomic interval GGCTCACGGTATGCAGGGATTCGATTACGATCGAGCCAAAACAACGCTGAACATCCCCGATGGTTTCCGTGTCGAAGCCATGGCGGCGATTGGAAAACCCGGCCCCAAAGAAACGCTCTCGCCAGAAAATCAAAAAAGGGAAGGGCCCAGCGACCGGAAAAAATTGGGGGCTATTGTCTGCGACGGGCCGTTCAATTTTTAAGCGGCTTCACGGGAAATGGAGGAGGAAAGTCAATGTCCGAGCATCGCGCGATGATTCATTGGCAGCGCAACGGACCGGATTTTCTCGGCGGGAAATATTCCCGGCAGCATGTTTGGACCTTTGATGGCGGCGCTACGGTGTCGGCCTCGGCATCGCCAAGTGTGGTGCCGCAGCCGTGGTCCAACCCGCTGGGCGTGGATCCTGAGGAAGCGTTTGTCGCCGCAATTGCCAGTTGCCACATGCTCACTTTTTTGTACCTGGCGGCGAAGCATGGGTTTCAAATTGACCGATATGAAGACGATGCGGTTGGGAAAATGACTAAAAACGAACAAGGCATGCCCTGGATAAGCAGCGTGACATTGG from Pirellulales bacterium carries:
- a CDS encoding OsmC family protein; amino-acid sequence: MSEHRAMIHWQRNGPDFLGGKYSRQHVWTFDGGATVSASASPSVVPQPWSNPLGVDPEEAFVAAIASCHMLTFLYLAAKHGFQIDRYEDDAVGKMTKNEQGMPWISSVTLAPKITYSGEKHPTQAEMEHLHHLAHQQCFIANSIKTSVVVA